One Panicum virgatum strain AP13 chromosome 9K, P.virgatum_v5, whole genome shotgun sequence genomic region harbors:
- the LOC120650394 gene encoding uncharacterized protein LOC120650394, whose product MVQVEKLVNHCDMELMKMAMLRHEQTFRQQVHELHRLYHVQKQLMMSGSLRRPPSELISCRRRQTRRGRQPRRALDLGLHLPADDYILAAGADNATATPPSPRQEDGLELTLAVGSGGACRRKRRDERAGTGTPLGSDCSGGSLTSTSTDTASGSPAYRRGMPAFRLQEGAAAAMKQPQPRSPWLVQCLSLKMA is encoded by the exons ATGGTGCAGGTGGAGAAGCTTGTGAATCACTGCGACATGGAGCTGATGAAGATGGCCATGCTCAGGCACGAACAGACCTTCAGGCAGCAG GTCCACGAGTTGCACCGGCTGTACCACGTCCAGAAGCAGCTGATGATGAGCGGCAGCCTGAGGAGACCGCCGTCGGAGCTCATCAGCTGCCGGCGGCGTCAGACCAGGCGCGGCAGGCAGCCGCGTCGCGCCCTGGACCTAGGCCTGCACCTCCCCGCTGACGACtacatcctcgccgccggcgcggacaACGCAACGGCAACGCCTCCGTCGCCGAGGCAAGAGGACGGGCTGGAGCTGACGCTCgccgtcggcagcggcggcgcctgcaGGAGGAAGCGCCGGGATGAGCGTGCCGGCACCGGCACCCCCTTGGGGTCGGACTGCTCTGGCGGGAGCCTGACGTCGACGTCCACCGACACCGCCAGCGGATCGCCGGCGTACCGGAGGGGGATGCCGGCGTTCCGTCTCCaagaaggggcggcggcggcgatgaagcagccgcagccgcggtcgccATGGCTCGTGCAGTGCCTCAGCCTCAAGATGGCGTGA
- the LOC120650392 gene encoding uncharacterized protein LOC120650392, giving the protein MAAAAPPAPSAPPPSAAEGDGDGDGAARCSSPSPAPAASSPPPLPSAADGDGDGDGCAAVRCSSPTPAPRRRTSPNRSGGSSRKSPGSRDSGGCSVLKSVNKSTVQFKKSRNRRSDSPINWTPLKESYMKRKIKHIQEADGMTASLHETLGNANPHYTRMAREKIAAREAARKATEARKAAMVEASWCRILRAARIQNKDAEEDREKVMLRATEAFEEARAMGVMMYDKPDCPHQQYEVESSSHTGGGSTHKVTASFQTAFQVDMEVSAAVKKAFVRLANSPDSAKRPEFKELLWRISQNPDLTEADSNYDDKQQLGDCRNEGTSSSKLNKEDINGSSAPSNFNTTTVQESIDVVSIMLERLKALHEDELASLAVIVATSGLNTALQCERGKYHETDPANNISAVSLRSQSRRHSTAASLVDIQGPMEEVASELPSLDKFLVKHLSKLEREVQEAREASRKATSIKSVAHDDAPSQFSTSNAKAEESASDLGSILVKHVSKLEKEVLEAKKNNQSIHLKGSYKDVKASDVQSRNRELEAQLEAENKSDSKGSCDSKRSGEESNHIQDFSDYVQEDKENRILYSHQLPPSGAIGRQSGKRLTRIEAAKLEALKSFCTVDGNTLDVGLDKIFIKPVHRLEKEKREARKGQTNVPKHPEKHGQSPTVTEGLDDILVKHVSRLEREKIDYEKRNPLGEGWTNVPHDQRKNGNNAQPFESLDQVLVKHVSRLEREKMESEKRNAVGGGTNMQNDKQRPCNSAIAADSLDQVLVKHISRLEKENIEHEKEGGMILLKKNHAQCTDGGAAGSLTDIFVKRPTKLEQAKLASAAEETPLSGLNPVEERRRAREKELLDAWGGMGLGNSMKPRVSKIERAKAAWRIAENEQKQMVAAREL; this is encoded by the exons atggccgccgccgcgcctcccgcacCCTCGGCTCCGCCTCCCAGCGCAGCcgaaggcgacggcgacggcgacggcgccgcccgctgctcctcgccctcgcccgcgcctgccgcctcctcgcctccgCCTCTTCCCAGCGCAGCCGAtggggacggcgacggcgacgggtgcgccgccgtccgctgctcctcgcccacgccggcgccccgcaGGAGGACCTCCCCCAACCGCAGCGGCGGGAGCTCCCGCAAG AGTCCAGGGTCAAGAGATTCTGGAGGATGTTCAGTTCTGAAATCAGTGAATAAGTCAACTGTGCAGTTCAAAAAATCTAGGAATCGTAGAAGTGATTCACCTATCAATTGGACCCCTCTCAAGGAGTCATACATGAAGAGGAAGATAAAGCATATTCAG GAAGCAGATGGAATGACTGCCTCCCTTCATGAGACTCTAGGAAATGCTAATCCTCACTATACAAGGATGGCAAGGGAGAAGATTGCAGCTAGAGAGGCTGCCAGAAAGGCGACAGAAGCTCGCAAAGCAGCAATGGTTGAAGCTTCATGGTGTAGAATTCTTCGAGCAGCCAG gatccaaaataaAGATGCTGAAGAAGATAGGGAAAAGGTCATGCTTCGAGCAACAGAAGCATTTGAGGAAGCTAGAGCAATGGGCGTGATGATGTATGACAAACCAGATTGTCCACATCAGCAGTATGAGGtggaatcatcatcacataCTGGAGGGGGATCAACCCATAAAGTTACTGCGTCCTTTCAGACTGCTTTTCAGGTTGATATGGAGGTTTCTGCTGCAGTTAAAAAGGCATTTGTTCGACTCGCAAACTCTCCAGATTCAGCAAAGAGACCAGAGTTTAAGGAGCTGTTATGGAGAATAAGCCAAAATCCTGATTTGACAGAGGCTGATTCGAATTATGATGACAAACAGCAGCTTGGTGACTGTAGAAATGAAGGTACAAGTAGCTCGAAACTCAATAAAGAAGACATCAACGGCAGCAGTGCTCCTTCAAATTTCAATACCACAACTGTTCAAGAATCCATAGATGTAGTTAGCATTATGCTTGAAAGGCTAAAAGCTCTTCATGAAGATGAGCTTGCTTCCCTGGCAGTCATTGTAGCCACATCTGGGCTTAACACTGCACTTCAATGTGAAAGGGGCAAATATCATGAAACAGATCCTGCGAACAACATTAGTGCTGTGTCACTCAGATCACAATCAAGGAGGCATTCTACTGCAGCGAGCTTGGTTGATATCCAAGGACCAATGGAAGAAGTCGCTTCTGAGCTACCAAGTCTAGACAAGTTTTTGGTGAAGCATCTTTCAAAACTCGAAAGAGAAGTTCAGGAAGCAAGAGAAGCAAGCAGAAAAGCCACTTCGATAAAATCTGTGGCACATGATGATGCCCCCAGCCAATTTTCCACAAGCAATGCAAAGGCAGAAGAATCTGCTTCAGACCTGGGCAGCATTCTTGTGAAGCATGTATCTAAGCTTGAGAAGGAGGTCCTGGAAGCAAAGAAGAATAATCAAAGCATTCATTTGAAAGGAAGCTACAAAGATGTCAAAGCCAGTGATGTGCAGTCCAGAAACAGAGAACTGGAAGCACAGTTAGAAGCTGAAAATAAGAGTGATTCAAAGGGAAGCTGTGATTCCAAGAGATCAGGTGAAGAAAGCAATCACATCCAAGACTTTTCTGATTATGTGCAAGAAGATAAAGAGAACAGAATTTTATATTCACATCAGCTACCGCCCTCTGGTGCAATTGGCAGACAGAGTGGTAAAAGATTAACTCGAATCGAAGCTGCTAAGCTGGAAGCACTTAAATCCTTCTGTACTGTAGATGGCAACACATTAGATGTTGGCCTGGATAAGATCTTTATTAAGCCAGTCCATAGATTGGAGAAGGAAAAGAGGGAAGCACGCAAAGGACAAACCAATGTGCCCAAACATCCTGAGAAGCATGGTCAAAGCCCAACTGTGACAGAGGGCTTAGATGATATCTTAGTGAAGCATGTATCTAGGCTTGAAAGGGAAAAGATTGATTACGAAAAGAGGAATCCATTGGGTGAAGGATGGACCAACGTGCCACATGATCAGCGAAAGAATGGTAACAATGCCCAACCATTTGAAAGTTTAGATCAAGTCTTAGTGAAGCATGTAAGTCGACTAGAAAGGGAAAAGATGGAATCTGAGAAGAGGAATGCAGTGGGAGGAGGAACCAACATGCAGAATGACAAGCAAAGGCCCTGTAACAGTGCCATTGCTGCGGACAGTTTAGATCAAGTCTTAGTCAAACACATATCCAGGCTTGAAAAGGAGAATATTGAGCATGAAAAGGAGGGAGGTATGATCTTGCTAAAGAAAAATCATGCACAATGTACAGATGGAGGAGCAGCAGGAAGTTTGACTGACATCTTTGTCAAGCGTCCAACAAAACTTGAGCAGGCCAAGCTAGCATCTGCTGCCGAAGAAACACCACTCAGTGGCTTAAACCCTGTGGAAGAGCGTAGAAGAGCAAGAGAGAAGGAACTTCTGGATGCGTGGGGAGGAATGGGCCTTGGGAACTCGATGAAGCCTCGTGTGTCCAAGATTGAGAGAGCTAAG GCTGCTTGGAGGATAGCTGAGAATGAACAGAAGCAGATGGTTGCTGCAAGGGAGCTATGA